Proteins from one Oscillatoria sp. FACHB-1406 genomic window:
- a CDS encoding proline--tRNA ligase — protein MRLSQMLFVTLKESPAEAVIPSHQLLLRAGYIRRIGSGIYSYLPLMWRVLQKVSQIVREEMNATGAQECLLPQLQPSELWKESGRWDTYTKAEGIMFAFEDRQGREVALGPTHEEVITTVAKESIRSYRQLPQHLYQIQSKFRDEIRPRFGLMRGREFIMKDGYSFHADEESLKKTYADMDVAYRNMFRRCGLDFVAVEADSGAIGGSGSQEFMVLADAGEDEVLYTEDGKYAANVEKATSLPPDAVESPFEKFEKRETPNTPTIASLAEFAKCSPTNIVKNVLYEAVGDNGKLILVLVSIRGDRDVNEVKLQNELSKMASEFGAKTLLSLTVPEAEAMQKWAAQQLPTGYISPDLSDDYLQKSKDIHPKFVRFADETVAEMKNFVTGANEPGYHVFGANWGKEFTLPSRVVNLQKSVAGDRALHDSQQVLKSARGIEVGHIFQLGTKYSAAMEATFTNEQGEELPLVMGCYGVGVSRLAQAAVEQSHDKDGIIWPVAIAPYHAIIVVPNISDSEAMAAAEKLYAEMNQAGIETLLDDRDARAGFKFKDADLIGIPYRIVTGRSLKQGKVEVVQRATKEAQEIAIEDVVATLKGWMENAIAS, from the coding sequence ATGCGACTGTCTCAGATGCTTTTTGTCACGCTTAAGGAAAGCCCAGCCGAAGCTGTCATTCCCAGCCACCAACTGCTGCTGCGGGCGGGCTATATCCGACGCATCGGCAGCGGGATTTATAGCTATCTCCCCCTGATGTGGCGCGTGCTGCAAAAAGTGTCCCAAATCGTGCGCGAGGAGATGAACGCGACGGGGGCGCAAGAATGTTTGCTTCCGCAGTTGCAACCGTCGGAGTTGTGGAAGGAGTCGGGCCGCTGGGATACTTATACAAAGGCGGAAGGGATTATGTTCGCTTTTGAGGATCGTCAGGGGCGAGAAGTTGCCCTCGGGCCGACTCACGAGGAAGTGATTACGACAGTTGCGAAAGAAAGCATTCGTTCCTATCGCCAATTACCGCAGCATTTGTATCAAATTCAAAGTAAATTTCGCGATGAAATTCGTCCGCGTTTTGGGTTGATGCGCGGACGGGAATTTATTATGAAAGATGGCTATTCTTTCCATGCGGATGAGGAAAGTTTGAAGAAAACTTACGCCGATATGGATGTGGCTTATCGCAATATGTTTCGGCGTTGCGGCTTGGATTTTGTGGCAGTGGAAGCGGATTCGGGCGCGATTGGGGGTTCGGGATCGCAGGAATTTATGGTGCTGGCGGATGCGGGAGAAGATGAGGTTCTCTACACCGAAGATGGCAAGTATGCGGCAAATGTAGAGAAAGCGACTTCGCTGCCGCCGGATGCGGTAGAGTCGCCGTTTGAGAAGTTCGAGAAACGGGAAACGCCGAATACGCCGACGATCGCATCTTTGGCAGAATTTGCCAAGTGTTCGCCGACGAATATCGTGAAAAACGTCCTGTACGAGGCGGTTGGCGATAACGGTAAGCTCATTTTAGTGTTGGTTAGCATTCGGGGCGATCGCGATGTTAATGAAGTTAAACTCCAAAATGAGTTGAGTAAAATGGCTTCGGAGTTTGGCGCAAAAACGCTCCTTTCCCTCACGGTTCCTGAAGCCGAAGCGATGCAAAAATGGGCGGCACAACAGCTACCGACGGGCTATATCTCCCCCGATTTAAGCGACGATTACCTGCAAAAATCGAAGGATATTCATCCGAAATTCGTGCGTTTTGCCGATGAAACCGTTGCGGAGATGAAAAACTTCGTTACCGGGGCAAACGAGCCGGGATATCACGTTTTTGGGGCGAATTGGGGCAAAGAATTTACCCTCCCTTCCCGCGTGGTAAACCTGCAAAAATCAGTAGCGGGCGATCGCGCCCTGCACGATTCCCAGCAAGTTTTAAAATCGGCGCGCGGCATTGAAGTCGGGCATATTTTCCAGTTGGGAACTAAATATTCCGCAGCGATGGAAGCAACGTTTACCAACGAACAAGGGGAAGAATTGCCGTTAGTGATGGGATGTTACGGCGTGGGCGTATCGCGGTTGGCGCAAGCGGCAGTGGAACAGTCTCACGATAAGGATGGTATCATTTGGCCGGTTGCGATCGCGCCTTACCATGCCATTATCGTCGTTCCCAACATCAGCGACAGCGAAGCAATGGCAGCGGCAGAGAAACTGTATGCAGAGATGAATCAAGCGGGAATTGAAACCCTGCTCGACGATCGCGACGCGCGCGCCGGGTTTAAATTTAAAGATGCAGATTTAATCGGCATCCCCTATCGAATTGTAACCGGGCGATCGCTCAAACAAGGAAAAGTCGAAGTCGTGCAGCGCGCCACGAAAGAAGCGCAAGAAATTGCGATTGAAGATGTGGTAGCAACGCTGAAAGGATGGATGGAAAACGCGATCGCATCATAA